GAATGAGGTGCGCCAAGCTGAAAGGTATTATGCAGACCCACTTCATTATAGTGATCTGACTGCTGAGACACTGCGAGCTGAGTTGTACTTTGTAGAGCTACAAGAGTGGCTTTTCTATGCCGTTCAGGCATTGGAATATAAATGGCAAGAACCTTTTTACGATCGAACTAGGGGGTTCGATAAAGACTCGGTGTTTGAGATTCAGGATATTCAGCAACTTGTCGATTACTTTGCTTCTCTGAAGCGCTTCGATGACGTGAGAAATTTTAGAGCAACTCAAGAAGCGACCGATACCGTATCGTTGAAAAAGCATATCTTTGGGTACGTTGATACTCTGAGAGGAAAGACAATGTGGTACCCATCGCCTGATGGAACAGGAGAAATGCTTACTGCTGACGAGGCTTTTAAAGCTAAACTACAGCAGCTTTCTAGACGAGTCGGGACCGATTATTGGTTTACGGCTGAGTTTAGTACAGTTAAAGAGCTACCTAGGACCAATTTCTTCCAAGGGCCGGTTGTAGCAGATGAAGGAGATCTGACTTGTTTGTTAGATGCTGGTACGTATTTGGATAAGATTGATGCAGTCTCCCTCAACCTAGTTGTAAGCCATGATGTTTCAGGAGAAGTATCGACACCTGCCTATTTAACCTACGGCGGGAATAACTATATGCGTAGTCGTATACCAGGTGCTCTTACAGACAACGAAGATGGTGTTAAGGATGAGTTAATTGCTTATTCTGCTCGTTTCTGGGATGTATCCAATGGTGGCTTTTTCGCAAAAGATAGTTACCGCCAGCAGATGAAAGCAAATATTATGCTTAGCTATGACAAGAATTCAGAATTGCTAAATCCTACATATTCGTTTAAAGAAAGAAGTGTAGCTGCTTCAGGGTGGAGGCTTTCCGTCAAGTTAAGTGATAGATATGGCGATATTGTTGATCTAGAAAGTATTGATGATATTGAAATGCGTGTTAAACATCGCTTCCAGTCACGCAATGCTGAAACTTGTGGCGGTGGTGACCTAGGGCCACTCCTATTACTTAAATAATTTGGTAAAGCACAGAGCCTCATAATAACTTATGAGGCTCTTCTTATCATCACTCAACTTCTTCAGGTTCAACTTCTTCTTGCAGCTCAAGCAGATTAATAGCGATGGCAACAAAGTCACTGTCAGTGATGATACCGACTAACTGGCCTTTTTCTACCACAGGCAAACAGCCAACCTTGTGTTTTTGCATGTAGATGGCGCTTTCTTTCAACCCAGCTTGAGGAGAAACTGTCATGACACCGGTTTTCATTACTTCATACAGTGGTGTGTTTAAGGTGTATGACTGATTTTCGGGAATTTTTTGTAAACTTGATTCTTGTGCGGCCAACACGTCACGTTGAGAAACCACGCCCAGTAATTGCTGATTAGCATCGACGATGGGGACGTGGCGAATATCTAGTGCTTCCATGGTATGTTTTGCGTCGGCAAGTTGGTGCGAGCGCAGTAACGTATGAGGGGTGCGCGTCATCATATCTTCGACTTTTATCATGGCTGCCTCCTGAGTTATTGTTTTGTTCTCTCTTAATATAGTAACTTTCTGCTCGGCAGTATGAGAGCTGGATAGATTTTCATTCCGATAACCTTGAAAATAATGTGGCGAATTGTGTACAGAGAATCCAGCCAGATTTACAGCCTTCTTGCTCACTCAAATTAATTCAATACGGATTACAATAATTCACACCTCAATCCTTGCTATTGAGCTGGTGGGGAATATACTAGTCGGCTGCGAAAAACTCGTCGTCTGTTTGTGACAGAATCAGTTCGACTTCCATCACGACATTAAGAAATCACGACAAAAGATTAGTAACATGCAAGTATCCGATTTCCACTTTGACTTACCTGATGAGCTTATTGCTCGTTACCCTCAGCCAGAGCGTACTGCTAGCCGCTTGCTTCAACTCGACGGCAACAGCGGTGAACTTAACGATGGCACGTTTATCGATGTGCTTGAGCAAATACAGCCGGGCGATCTCGTGGTTTTCAATAATACTCGTGTGATTCCAGCGCGTATGTTCGGCCGTAAAGAGTCAGGTGGTAAGCTGGAAGTATTGGTGGAGCGTGTGCTGGATGAAAAAAGTATTCTGGCTCATGTGCGCTGTTCTAAATCCCCTAAACCGGGCTCAACCATTTTCATTGGTGAGAACGACGAGTACTCAGCACAAATGGTTGCCCGCCATGATGCCTTGTTTGAACTGAAATTTAATGCAGAACAAAACGTTTTAGCGGTATTGGAAGAGATTGGCCATATGCCGCTTCCTCCTTATATCGATCGCCCTGATGAAGACTCAGATAAAGAGCGTTATCAAACGGTCTACAACGAAAAACCGGGCGCAGTAGCGGCGCCAACAGCTGGTTTGCATTTTGATGAAGCTTTGCTTGAAAAGATGAAAGCGAAAGGTGCTGAGTTTGCTTATGTGACGCTTCACGTAGGCGCAGGTACATTCCAACCGGTTAAGGTCGACAACATCAACGATCACCACATGCACGCAGAGTATGTGGAAGTACCACAAGAAGTGGTCGATGCGATTAAGGCAGCCAAAGCGCGTAATGGTCGAATAATAGCAGTGGGTACAACATCGGTTCGCTCACTAGAAAGTGCTGCGCAGGA
This sequence is a window from Vibrio coralliilyticus. Protein-coding genes within it:
- a CDS encoding CBS domain-containing protein, whose translation is MIKVEDMMTRTPHTLLRSHQLADAKHTMEALDIRHVPIVDANQQLLGVVSQRDVLAAQESSLQKIPENQSYTLNTPLYEVMKTGVMTVSPQAGLKESAIYMQKHKVGCLPVVEKGQLVGIITDSDFVAIAINLLELQEEVEPEEVE
- the queA gene encoding tRNA preQ1(34) S-adenosylmethionine ribosyltransferase-isomerase QueA, whose product is MQVSDFHFDLPDELIARYPQPERTASRLLQLDGNSGELNDGTFIDVLEQIQPGDLVVFNNTRVIPARMFGRKESGGKLEVLVERVLDEKSILAHVRCSKSPKPGSTIFIGENDEYSAQMVARHDALFELKFNAEQNVLAVLEEIGHMPLPPYIDRPDEDSDKERYQTVYNEKPGAVAAPTAGLHFDEALLEKMKAKGAEFAYVTLHVGAGTFQPVKVDNINDHHMHAEYVEVPQEVVDAIKAAKARNGRIIAVGTTSVRSLESAAQDALKKGTELAPFFGDTEIFIYPGYEYQLVDCLITNFHLPESTLIMLVSAFAGYENTMGAYKHAVENKYRFFSYGDSMFIKKKTL